A genomic stretch from Coffea arabica cultivar ET-39 chromosome 10c, Coffea Arabica ET-39 HiFi, whole genome shotgun sequence includes:
- the LOC113710044 gene encoding uncharacterized protein: MSSQPEPSDRSATTAQPETTSLGVQLTKMLTKFGEMVTEMVAQRKLIDEIISSGVQPEPIPYEYNCELAPTRTTLEGTKRKPSEDHKTYAKRWRKIAAKVKPPMTKDEIIQYDDFIRVGKIVNVSALKSQLDALQGLGSSGKKPQFKKKEGEAAFIWDQNPTPRPKFQHKPTYSPPYPYYPSPHLFYTTNISYPRPRPNYTNPPTVSFQISQPNFQQTCPRPPYHQRFSPPNRPTYNYPQPTETYNQNRTRTFTNLGRPLDQLYEQLKAAGKIGVIPPPTYPYGMPAGYNPQATCAYHSGVPGHSTANCRLLKYKVQDVLETREIVIRKREEQGPNVSKNPLPEHTDTVGVIVDDKEFEKLVRSISNETEVFGIMDQPFVIEEASYEADKRPFILDLTSFNSAALEPVVIEFPKQVPVLSLQQVPWNYNEPILQIGGKHILNDEVSVVTRSGKITSSSTASIPVQVSNREPITKPAVTEKEAWDFLKRLKRSEDALLEVLTKARIPKDISVDNFSYIVGNVLTTKQITFSDEELPAEGTGHNKALYVAVRCNGKMLPKVLIDNGSALNICPWSTLVKLGLQDVKLKSSETIVRGFDGAQRIHRRILKFVVNDQLITIFAEEDCIVIANSEPEEDGNQNASVSSYRTADIVSVSWITSEASKDEMVLPVASVMMAKEIIRGGYEFDKGLGRNLQGILKPVELIEKKDLFGLGFRPTARDIKEIKARKKAEKEGKLGALDIPPLRYTFPKPVDVITSEFSPIDEVETSLTHLFVGAISEDCPSDDAEFLDIPQRAIHNSTAKCFPV, from the exons atgagttcacaaccagaACCAtcggataggtctgctactacagcTCAACCTGAGACTACGAGTTTAGGGGTTCAGTTAACCAagatgcttactaagtttggtgagATGGTTACTGAGATGGTggcccaaaggaaattgattgatgAGATTATTAGCAGTGGAGTTCAACCCGAGCCCATACCT TACGAGTAcaactgcgagctggctccgacacgaaccacgttggaaggaacaaagaGAAAACCCTCTGAGGACCACAAAACCTACgctaagagatggaggaaaatagctgcaaaagtcaaGCCACCAATGACTAAGGATGAAATTATCC AGTACGATGACTTCATAAGAGTTGGGAAGATcgttaatgtctctgccctcaaatcacagttggatgctttgcaaggacTAGGGAGCAGTGGGAAAAAGCcgcaatttaaaaagaaagaaggggaaGCTGCCTTTATCTGGGACCAAAACCCTACACCAAGACCTAAATTTCAACACAAACCAACATATTCACCACCGTATCCCTACTATCCAAGTCCTCACCTTTTCTACactaccaatatctcctacccccgacctcgcccaaattacACCAACCCGCCTACAGTTTCTTTCCAAATATCTCAGCCAAATTTTCAACAAACTTGTCCCCGACCTCCTTACCACCAGAGATTTtccccaccaaatagacctaCCTATAACTATCCCCaacccactgaaacctacaatcagAATCGTACCCGAACGTTCACCAACCTAGGTAGGCCTTTGGATCAGTTATATGAGCAATTAAAGGCTGCCGGTAAGATAggtgtgattccccctccaacttacccttatggcatgcctgctgggtaTAATCCACAGGCTacttgtgcttatcattcaggaGTACCTGGTCACTCCACTGCCAATTGTCGACTTCTCAAATATAAAGTTCAAGACGTGCTCGAAACAAGAGAAATTGTGATTAGGAAAAGAGAAGAGCAAGGACCAAATGTGAGCAAGAACCCCTTGCCGGAGCACACTGATACTGTCGGAGTTATTGTGGATGATAAGGAATTTGAAAAGCTTGTCCGAAGCATATCAAATGAAACAGAAGTGTTTGGGATAATGGATCAACCTTTTGTGATAGAGGAAGCATCGTATGAGGCAGATAAGAGGCCATTCATTTTAGACCTAACTTCATTCAATAGTGCAGCTTTAGAACCTGTGGTAATTGAATTCCCGAAACAAGTGCCGGTTTTAAGTTTACAGCAAGTGCCGTGGAATTATAATGAACCCATTTTGCAAATCGGGGGTAAACATATTTTGAATGATGAAGTGTCTGTTGTTACGAGGTCAGGAAAGATTACAAGTTCATCCACTGCTAGCATCCCAGTCCAAGTAAGCAATCGTGAACCGATTACCAAACCAGCAGTTACCGAAAAAGAAGCATGGGATTTTCTTAAAAGGCTTAAAAGAAGCGA AGATGCGTTACTTGAAGTTTTGACTAAGGCTCGGATTCCCAAGGATATTTCGGTTGACAATTTCTCGTACATAGTCGGAAATGTATTGACTACTAAACAAATCACTTTTTCTGATGAAGAGCTACCTGCAGAAGGAACTGGTCATAATAAAGCCTTATATGTAGCTGTGAGATGCAATGGGAAAATGTTGCCTAAAGTACTGATCGACAATGGGTCTGCCCTCAATATTTGTCCTTGGAGCACTTTGGTGAAGTTAGGGTTGCAAGATGTCAAATTAAAATCCTCAGAGACCATAGTTCGAGGATTCGATGGAGCCCAAAGGATCCATAGGAGAA TATTGAAATTTGTGGTGAACGACCAGCTGATAACCATTTTTGCTGAAGAAGATTGCATTGTAATTGCCAATTCTGAGCCTGAGGAGGATGGTAACCAAAATGCTTCAGTGTCTTCTTACCGTACAGCTGACATTGTCTCCGTGAGTTGGATAACAAGTGAGGCTTCAAAAGACGAAATGGTTTTGCCAGTGGCCAGTGTtatgatggctaaggaaataATTCGCGGAGGATATGAATTTGATAAGGGATTGGGACGCAATCTACAAGGCATTCTGAAACCCGTGGAACTCATCGAAAAGAAGGacctatttggtttgggattcCGTCCGACTGCCAGAGATATAAAAGAGATAAAAGCACGCAAGAAGGCAGAAAAGGAAGGCAAGTTAGGTGCTTTAGACATTCCACCACTACGCTATACCTTTCCAAAGCCGGTTGATGTCATTACATCTGAGTTTAGCCCAATTGACGAAGTGGAGACAAGCCTGACTCATTTGTTTGTGGGAGCAATATCCGAAGATTGTCCGTCAGATGATGCCGAATTCCTAGACATTCCCCAAAGAGCTATACACAACTCGACCGCCAAGTGCTTTCCCGTGTaa